Below is a genomic region from Candidatus Methylomirabilota bacterium.
CGCCCTCGCGTTCGTGGAAGTGCTCGCGCGAGAAATCCAACGGGGGCTGTCGGTTCGAGGCGTGCCCACCTCGGAGGGGACGGCGCGACGCGCGCGCGAGCTGGGGATCCCGCTCGTCGAACTCGGCGAGGCCGAGCTGGACGTCACGATGGACGGCGCCGACGAGGTGGACCCCGACCTCAACCTGCTGAAAGGAGCCGGCGGCGCGCTCGCGCGCGAGCGGATCGTCGCCGCCGCCTCACGCCGTCAGATCATTCTGGTCGGCGCGGACAAGCTGGTGCCCGCTCTTGGCACGAGGGCCCGGTTGCCGGTCGAGGTCATCCCGTTCGCCGCCGCG
It encodes:
- the rpiA gene encoding ribose-5-phosphate isomerase RpiA, translating into ALAFVEVLAREIQRGLSVRGVPTSEGTARRARELGIPLVELGEAELDVTMDGADEVDPDLNLLKGAGGALARERIVAAASRRQIILVGADKLVPALGTRARLPVEVIPFAAAPSRRRLRELGYKPELRRRGAAPFVTDNGNVILDCETGPLTDPAAVERAIRAIPGVVDTGLFLGTAETVLVADGDTVRVLSRKGKS